In Vibrio alfacsensis, the following proteins share a genomic window:
- the pdxH gene encoding pyridoxamine 5'-phosphate oxidase: protein MELADIRREYTKGGLRRKDLKADPIDQFNLWLEQAVAAGLTDPTAMTVATVDENGMPFQRIVLLKKVDKDGFVFYTNLGSRKAQQLEHNSNISLHFPWHPLERQVHITGVAEKLTAMENMKYFTSRPKESQLAAIASKQSSRISARGVLEGKFLELKHKFAKGEIPVPTFWGGFRVKVQSIEFWQGGEHRLHDRFLFSNQDGTWDIDRLAP from the coding sequence ATGGAACTTGCTGATATTCGTCGTGAGTACACAAAAGGTGGCCTGCGTCGTAAAGATTTGAAAGCAGATCCGATTGATCAATTTAATCTTTGGTTGGAGCAAGCGGTGGCGGCGGGATTGACCGATCCTACGGCAATGACAGTGGCAACGGTGGATGAAAACGGCATGCCGTTTCAACGTATTGTCTTGCTCAAAAAAGTTGATAAAGATGGCTTTGTGTTTTACACCAACTTGGGCAGTCGAAAAGCACAGCAACTTGAACACAATAGCAATATCAGTCTACATTTCCCTTGGCACCCGCTTGAGCGTCAGGTTCACATCACGGGCGTAGCCGAAAAGCTTACCGCGATGGAAAACATGAAATATTTCACTTCTCGTCCTAAAGAAAGCCAACTTGCTGCGATTGCGAGTAAACAAAGCAGTCGTATTTCAGCACGGGGCGTCTTAGAGGGTAAATTTCTGGAGTTGAAGCATAAGTTTGCCAAAGGTGAGATCCCTGTACCCACGTTTTGGGGTGGCTTTCGAGTTAAAGTGCAGAGTATTGAATTTTGGCAAGGTGGCGAACACCGCCTTCACGATCGTTTCTTATTTTCGAATCAAGACGGCACATGGGATATTGATCGTCTAGCGCCGTAG
- a CDS encoding helix-turn-helix transcriptional regulator — MSTADNPKVPPYKEIMLPKPAELITLPSYMACHDHAYTQIVIGLKGQAEFEVRGQGNLVGPGQGCVVTACSDHAFGGVIHQSDILVLNLPKPSNDDPNMLQKINSLEQSHLYFQLDGQIQKLIQMLVQEMRSSPDDLLLSRACNDTVIALMQRHISVFETSKKESRFDLEAIDRYIEQHLSHKISVAQLAGSVFLGESQFHSLFKDQMGITPHQYVLGKRIDMARDLIEKGHLTLGQIAEFTGFSSQSTFTHTFTRLQGLSPSQYKKQVG; from the coding sequence ATGAGTACTGCAGATAACCCGAAAGTCCCGCCATATAAAGAGATCATGCTGCCAAAACCAGCAGAGTTGATCACGCTTCCGTCTTATATGGCTTGTCATGATCATGCATACACACAAATTGTGATTGGTCTAAAGGGACAGGCCGAATTTGAAGTTCGTGGGCAGGGGAATTTGGTTGGGCCAGGACAAGGTTGTGTTGTGACTGCATGCTCTGATCATGCTTTCGGTGGCGTGATTCATCAGTCCGATATTTTGGTGTTAAACTTACCTAAACCTAGTAATGACGACCCAAATATGCTGCAAAAAATCAACAGTTTGGAGCAGTCTCATCTGTATTTTCAACTCGATGGTCAAATCCAAAAATTGATTCAAATGTTGGTTCAAGAAATGCGTAGTTCTCCTGATGACTTGCTACTCAGTCGAGCGTGCAACGATACCGTGATCGCGCTTATGCAGCGCCATATTTCTGTATTTGAAACCAGTAAGAAAGAATCACGCTTCGATCTTGAGGCGATTGATCGTTATATCGAGCAGCATCTTAGCCACAAAATCAGCGTGGCACAGTTGGCAGGTAGCGTATTCTTGGGTGAGAGCCAATTTCACAGCTTGTTTAAAGATCAAATGGGCATCACTCCACATCAGTATGTACTGGGTAAACGGATCGATATGGCACGTGACTTGATAGAGAAAGGTCATTTAACACTAGGTCAAATTGCCGAGTTTACGGGATTCTCCAGTCAAAGTACGTTCACTCATACTTTTACTCGCTTACAGGGTTTATCGCCATCTCAATATAAGAAACAGGTTGGATAG